The sequence below is a genomic window from Micromonospora aurantiaca ATCC 27029.
CGCTGTCACTCTGCTCCGCGACGGCCACGATCGACAGCAGGTGGGGCGGTGGCTTCGTCGCCACTGTGACGGTGCGCAACGACGGCACCGAGCCGGTCCCGGGCTGGCTCGTCTCGTGGCGGTGGTCCGGTGACGAGCGCATCCAGTCGGTCTGGGGCGGGGTGGCCGAGGGCTCCGGCCAGGACGCCGAGGTCCGCAACGCCTCCTGGAACGGGACGCTGGCGCCGGGTGCTTCGACGACGTTCGGCCTGCTCGTGGCGACGAGCGCGACGCCCGCCGCCATCATGCCGGTCTGCGGGCGGTGACCGGCATGCGGTGGACGGCACGGCACGGCGGCACCGGCCGTTTCCTCGCGGCGGGGCTGGCGCTCGCAGTGGCCGTCGCGGCGACGGTGGTGGGACCGGCAGCGGGTGCGCTGGCGGCCCCGGTGACAGTCACCAACGGCACCCAGTTCACCGACACCACCGGCGCCGTGGTGCACGCCCACGGCGGCGGTGTCCTCAAGGTCGGCGACTACTACTACTGGTTCGGCGAGAACCGCAACCCGGACAACACGTTCCGGGCGGTCTCCGTCTACCGCTCCACGGACCTGCGCACCTGGGAGTTCCGCAACAACGTGCTCACCCAGTCGTCGGCCGCGGAGCTGCGGGTCGCCAACATCGAGCGGCCGAAGGTCGTCTACAACGCGGGCACCGGCCGGTTCGTGATGTGGATGCACAAGGAGAACGGCTCCGACTACAGCGAGGCGCGGGCCGCTGTCGCCTCCTCGGCAACCGTGGACGGGAACTACACGTACCACGGCAGCTTCCGGCCGCTCGGGCAGCACATGTCCCGTGACATCACGCTCTACAACGACAACGGCACCGCGTACATGATCTCGGCGGCCGACGACAACTACGACCTGAACATCTACCGGCTCACCTCGGACTACCTCAACGTGGCCGCCCTGGTGGGCAACTTCTGGGACGGCGCGCACCGTGAGGCGCCGGCGATGTTCAAGCGGGGCTCCACGTACTTCCTGCTGACCTCGGGGGCGACGGGATGGAGCCCGAACCAGGCCCGGTACGCCACCGCGCCGAGCATCTCGGGACCGTGGAGCGGATGGACCGACGTCGGCAACGGCACCACCTTCAACTCCCAGCCGGCCTTCGTGCTGCCGATCCAGGGCACGTCCGGCACCAGCTACCTCTATCTGGGTGACAGGTGGGCCGGCGCCTGGGGCGGGCCGGCCAACGACTCCCAGTACGTGTGGCTGCCGATCGCCTTCCCGACCGCCACCAGCATGAGCCTGACCTGGTATCCGTCAGTCACCGTCGACACGGCGGCGGGCACCGTCACCGGCAACTCGCCCACGTACTACCGCGTCACCGCCCGGCACAGCGGCCGGGTGCTCGACGTGATCAACGGCTCCACGGCGAACAACGCCGAGGTCAAGCAGTGGGGCTGGAACGGCGGCGGCAACCAGAGGTGGGAGTTCCAGGACGCCGGTGGCGGCTGGTTCCGCCTCGTCAACGCGGCGAGCGGCAAGTGCCTCGACGTCGCTAACGCGTCCACCGCCGACGGCGCCAACATCATCCAGTACACCTGCGGCAGCGGCGCCAACCAGCAGTGGCAGTGGGCCGCGCTCGGCGGCTGGTTCCAGTTGCGGGCCCGGCACAGCGGCAAGTGCCTGGACGTGGTCAACGCCGGCACCGGCGACGGCGCGGACGTCCAGCAGTACGCCTGCGGTGCGGGCACCAACCAGCAGTGGTCACGCACGGTGTCGTGACCGGACGGCACGCCTGAGCGTGCGGAGCGAACCCAGGGGTGTCGATTTCGGCACACCTGGGTACTTCCTGCTTGTCATGCGCGGCCTCCGCGCCTGGATCAGGAGGTGCCATCGTGAAGATCTTGTCCCGCCGGAACTCTCCGGCGACCAGTACCGATACCAACGGCGACGGCGTGGTCGACGAGCGCGACCGGACCGCCGAGCAGCCGGCCGACCGGCCCGTGGTCACCGACCGCGACGAGGAGCGGACCACGTACCGCAGCGCCGCCACCGCGACCGACGACGAGCGCGCCCGGGACGCGGCGACCGACCGGGACGCGCGCGACCTCGGCGCGACGACGACCGACGGCCGGACGGCGGCCACGACGACCGACGCCCGGATCGCGGCCGACGACGAGCGGGACGCGGAGGCCCGGCGACGGGCGGCGGACCGGGGCGCGGCGGCGCGCGCGGTCACCGGCCGCCGGGTCGACGCCGACACGCGGACCGCTGCGGTGACCGACGCCCGGACCGTCGGCGCGGCGCCCGCCGCCGAGCGCACCGTGGACCTGGACCGCGACGGCCGTCCGGACCGCACCGACCTCGACCGGGACGGCCGCCCCGACGGTACGGACACCGACCGCGACGGCCGGGTGGACCGGCCGGAGCCGTACACCACCAAGCGTCCCCGGGCCAGCCTGCTCGCCACGCTCGGCCTGATCGTCTCGGTCGTCGGGGCGCTGTTCGTGCTCTCCGGCACGCTCGCCGGGTACGGCATCGGCGTCGGCGCGGTCGGCGCCGTGCTGGCGGTGCTGGGCCTGATCGCCACCCGTCGCCGGCACGTGGCGGGCAAGACCGACGCGCTGATCGGCATCGCTGTCGGCCTGGCCGCCGT
It includes:
- a CDS encoding RICIN domain-containing protein; its protein translation is MRWTARHGGTGRFLAAGLALAVAVAATVVGPAAGALAAPVTVTNGTQFTDTTGAVVHAHGGGVLKVGDYYYWFGENRNPDNTFRAVSVYRSTDLRTWEFRNNVLTQSSAAELRVANIERPKVVYNAGTGRFVMWMHKENGSDYSEARAAVASSATVDGNYTYHGSFRPLGQHMSRDITLYNDNGTAYMISAADDNYDLNIYRLTSDYLNVAALVGNFWDGAHREAPAMFKRGSTYFLLTSGATGWSPNQARYATAPSISGPWSGWTDVGNGTTFNSQPAFVLPIQGTSGTSYLYLGDRWAGAWGGPANDSQYVWLPIAFPTATSMSLTWYPSVTVDTAAGTVTGNSPTYYRVTARHSGRVLDVINGSTANNAEVKQWGWNGGGNQRWEFQDAGGGWFRLVNAASGKCLDVANASTADGANIIQYTCGSGANQQWQWAALGGWFQLRARHSGKCLDVVNAGTGDGADVQQYACGAGTNQQWSRTVS
- a CDS encoding thrombospondin, whose protein sequence is MKILSRRNSPATSTDTNGDGVVDERDRTAEQPADRPVVTDRDEERTTYRSAATATDDERARDAATDRDARDLGATTTDGRTAATTTDARIAADDERDAEARRRAADRGAAARAVTGRRVDADTRTAAVTDARTVGAAPAAERTVDLDRDGRPDRTDLDRDGRPDGTDTDRDGRVDRPEPYTTKRPRASLLATLGLIVSVVGALFVLSGTLAGYGIGVGAVGAVLAVLGLIATRRRHVAGKTDALIGIAVGLAAVVLGIVAMTGQFDWPTTDGDWVGRFREWLDSQFGNWF